The nucleotide window ATCGCGACAGGGCTGCGGGTTCTGCTGCGTGCTCTCGACTGACCGGGCCGTCCGGGCGCACGCGCTTCCGGTGCGGGGTCTGTCCCGCGATCAGCCCCGTTCGAAGCAGTGAAAGCGGCCGATGACGGAGAATCCGCGGCGCTCGTACCAGTGCCGTGGCCAGTCCGTCGCGTCAGCGGTCAGGAAGCGGGTCCCGCAGCCCAAGTCGGCGGCCAGGCGCAGAGCAGTGGTCAGGACGGCATCGCCATAGCCCCGACCGAGGTGGGCCTCCGAGGTGACGAGGTCCTCGATCTGAGCCGTACCGGTCGCCCGGTCCACGTAGAGGTCGGCCCACGAGGCCACCTCTCCCTCGTGCGTACGGGCTCCGACGAAGTGCACGAGGTCGGCCCCGCGGTGGCGGGCCTCCCTGCGGTCGACGAGGTGGCGCACGACCTCGTCCCCCACGTCCGGTAGAAAGCCCTGCCATCGCCGGGTGAGCGGGGCACGTATCGCGTCGAGATCCACCACCTCCGCGGCTCCGCCCGGCGGCACCGGACCCGTGTGCAGCATGACCAGACAGACGGAGTGCGTGTATCCGGCACGGGCCAAGGGCTCCACGCACGCCGCTCCGGCCTCGTCGTCGAGGACGGAGATCAGCCGGTGGGGCAGATGCCCGAGCGCCTCGTCCGCGAGGCCGGGCAGTGCCGCGGCGTCGACGACCGTGTCGATGACGACCTGGTTGTTCCCCCGGGAGTGCGCGAAGGCGTCGTCATATACGGCGAATCCGCCCGGAAGGCCGACGCCGCGTGCGGCCTGGCGGCGGGCGAAGGCGGACAGGAAGGCGGTGATCCGGTGCAGTTCGGCATGCGACATGGCGGGAGCGTAGGCACCCGCGCACCAGGGCCGCCTTCGAATTACCCTGGGCCGGAAGGGCCTTGCCGAGGGGGACCTTGCCCGGAGGCGGACCGTCCGGCTCGGACCCTCCGGCGTCGAACCAACACCCACCGCTACTGCGTCAGGGCTGCACAGAGCGGGCCACATGGCGTGTTTCCGCTGGTCCTCGCTGTTCGAACGTGACAGGTGGAGTCGCACTGGCACACTCTGGGCAGGGATATCAGTGTCATTCCGGCTGATTCCCGTCAGCCGAGCCAATTGCTCGTTGCCGCCTGCCGGTAGGCCAGCAAGAATTGGAGTCGCTCCCCGCACGGTCTTTTCGCGGCCCGACTGGGCCGTGCAGTGGCGCGCCCCCACCCGACCCTGCCCGCACCGTGGGCGCGTAGCGAAGGGAGGACCGTGACCTTCGGATTCTCTCCGTCCCAAGCCTCTTCGATGCCAACGTCCTCGGTGTCCGCAGGCTCCGTCAACAGCCTTGCCCGAACGCTGGAACCAGCCGAATGGGCCTCGGCCGGCATACCCCTGCTGCGGAGCCCACGAGAGGTCGTCAGCGGCCTGCACGCCCGCCATCGGCCGACTCCCGCGACCGCGGTCGTCGC belongs to Streptomyces finlayi and includes:
- a CDS encoding GNAT family N-acetyltransferase, translated to MSHAELHRITAFLSAFARRQAARGVGLPGGFAVYDDAFAHSRGNNQVVIDTVVDAAALPGLADEALGHLPHRLISVLDDEAGAACVEPLARAGYTHSVCLVMLHTGPVPPGGAAEVVDLDAIRAPLTRRWQGFLPDVGDEVVRHLVDRREARHRGADLVHFVGARTHEGEVASWADLYVDRATGTAQIEDLVTSEAHLGRGYGDAVLTTALRLAADLGCGTRFLTADATDWPRHWYERRGFSVIGRFHCFERG